ATAGAATTAGAACGTATAAATAACTTATCCGCTTACATAGCTCGCTATGCTATTGATGCAGCTGAAAGCCCTCGTAAATGTTATAAACCGCCTCACATTGAGTTCATGTCTCAAACAGCCCAGGACATGTTGAAAGATGCGGTAGGAGCACTTTTAAACGAGGATGTACAATTATTAAAACGTTCAACCCGAAGTTACGTGAACTTGCAGGATTTCTACAATCAGATGTTCTCTGAATATGATGAAATAACACACGGAGGTTCGCAAACTTCACTAATACTGGTTGGGAGGAATTTACTGAGCATGGGACATCATATAATGGGGATGGCTGACCGTATTGCCTACTCGATAGTGGGCAAACAGGTTATGCATCAC
This is a stretch of genomic DNA from Methanobacterium petrolearium. It encodes these proteins:
- a CDS encoding phosphate signaling complex PhoU family protein translates to MLTMVLERKLQSLEDELLGFSWETIRRVDTSVKSFLEEDISQAREIIEKTDEINKESYKIEHGCLKVLGLHQPLAKDLRLGAALLRTSIELERINNLSAYIARYAIDAAESPRKCYKPPHIEFMSQTAQDMLKDAVGALLNEDVQLLKRSTRSYVNLQDFYNQMFSEYDEITHGGSQTSLILVGRNLLSMGHHIMGMADRIAYSIVGKQVMHHKLFHNMLMR